The DNA region CGTCGTCGTTGCGGAGGTGGAACTGTGCGGTGGAGGGGCGCCAGATGCCGACGTTGGTGGCGGGGGCGCCGTTTCCGCCGTCGAAGTTGGCGGCGACGGGGAGGTCTCCTGCCTGGCCCCAGTCGAGCTTGACGAGGCTGCCGTCGTCGTTGCGGAGGTGGAACTGTCCGGTGGAGGGGCGGAAGACGCCGATGTTGTCGGGGCCGGAGCCGTCGAAGTTGCCGCTGATGGGGAGGTCTCCTGCCTGGCCCCAGTCGAGCTTGACGAGGGAGCCGTCGTCGTTGCGGAGGTGGAACTGTCCGGTGGAGGGGCGGAAGATGCCGACGTTGCCGGCGGGGCCGCCGTCCCAGTTCCCGGCGATGGGGAGGTCTCCTGCCTGGCCCCAGTCGAGCTTGACGAGGCTGCCGTCGTCGTTGCGGAGGTGGAACTGTCCGGTGGAGGGTCGGAAGATGCCGATGTTGTCGGGGCCGGAGCCGTCGAAGTTGGCGGAGACGGGGAGGTCTCCTGCCTGGCCCCAGTCGAGCTTGACGAGGGAGCCGTCGTCGTTGCGGAGGTGGAACTGTCCGGTGGAGGGTCGGAAGACACCGACGTTGCCGGCCGGGCCGCCGTCCCAGTTCCCCGCCACCGGCTGGTCGCCGGCGCCGGATGCGCTGCCGAGCAGGGCCCTGACGATGCGCTCGCCGTCGGCGGCCTGCGGCTGGTACTTGGCGGGGAAGGCGGATATCTGGACGGCCTGGCAGACCTCGCCGATCGGCCGCGTCTGCCAGTTGCTCACCCGGAGCATCGAGTTGAGGAAGGCGGTGGTCGCCCAGGTCGGGTTCATCCGGTTCTCGAACGAGCCCCAGCTGGCCCGCTGCTGGAACAGGCCGACGCTGTCGTGGTCCTCCGTGTTGGGGTTGTTGCGCAGGGTCGTCTCGACGATGGAGGTGGTCACGGCGATGACGGCGGCGCGCTCGGGGAGGCCGCGGCTCTGGACGGTGTTGACGATCGCGCGGGCGCAGGAGAGCCGGTAGGGCGTCATCCAGTTGTGGAGCGTGCCGGTGAGGGTGGGGTTGAGCGCGTCGACGACGGCCTGGTCGGTGCTCTTGACCGGGCCGCAGGAGTAGTCCGCGGCGGCGGTGACGGCGGCCGGGTTGGAGAGGTCCACCCCGGCGGCCTGGGCGGCCGGGGCGGTCGCGAGGAGGCCGGCGGCGAGGGCGGCGGTGACGGTGGCCGCGGCGAGGTGGTGGCGCAGGGTGCGGTTCACGGTGAAGTACTCGTCCTTCGTGGGGAGTTCGGTCGGGGGGCGCCGGATGCGCTCCCCCGTGCGCGCGGCAGGCGGCCGCGCGCACGGGGGAGGTGGTCAGCGGGGCTGGCCCCAGTCGAGCTTGACGAGGGAGCCGTCGTCGTTGCGGAGGTGGAACTGTGCGGTGGAGGGGCGCCAGATGCCGACGTTGGTGGCGGGGGCGCCGTTTCCGCCGTCGAAGTTGGCGGCGACGGGGAGGTCTCCTGCCTGGCCCCAGTCGAGCTTGACGAGGCTGCCGTCGTCGTTGCGGAGGTGGAACTGTCCGGTGGAGGGGCGGAAGACGCCGATGTTGTCGGGGCCGGAGCCGTCGAAGTTGCCGCTGATGGGGAGGTCTCCTGCCTGGCCCCAGTCGAGCTTGACGAGGGAGCCGTCGTCGTTGCGGAGGTGGAACTGTCCGGTGGAGGGGCGGAAGATGCCGACGTTGCCGGCGGGGCCGCCGTCCCAGTTCCCGGCGATGGGGAGGTCTCCTGCCTGGCCCCAGTCGAGCTTGACGAGGCTGCCGTCGTCGTTGCGGAGGTGGAACTGTCCGGTGGAGGGTCGGAAGATGCCGATGTTGTCGGGGCCGGAGCCGTCGAAGTTGGCGGAGACGGGGAGGTCTCCTGCCTGGCCCCAGTCGAGCTTGACGAGGGAGCCGTCGTCGTTGCGGAGGTGGAACTGTCCGGTGGAGGGTCGGAAGACACCGACGTTGCCGGCCGGGCCGCCGTCCCAGTTCCCCGCCACCGGCTGGTCGCCGGTGGTCTGCGGCGGCTGCCCGTCGTCGACGATGCTGTTGTTGCGCGCCGGCTTGAAGGTGCCGTGGCCGGAGAAGTAGGGGTACGGGATCGTGCGGTGCTGCACCCCGCTGCCGGTGAACTCGTAGCCGTAGTACGAGCCCTTCGAGGAGTCCACCCAGCCCTCGAAGAGGACGATGTGGCCGTCGTAGCCGGCCGCGTCGTTGAGCAGGGCGTCGCCCGGCTTCAGGTCGCCCTTGCTGATCCAGGAGGCGACCCCGCTCGGGACGAAGCTGGTGGTGTCGAGCCCCGGGGTGCCCAGGCGCCACGCCATCGAGGCGTAGCCGGAGCAGTCCTTGCGGTACCCCTGGTAGGTCTCACCGGTCTTGGTGTACTTGAGTCCGATGCCGTACCAGGAGGCGGCGCGGCTGATCACCTCGCTCCGGCCGATCCTCGGCCCGGCGGCCTGGGCGAGCGCCACGGACGGGCCCTGGCCGGCACCGCCCTTGTCGAGGTCCTGGACGGCGGTCGCGGACGGGGGCGCGTCGTGCTGGGCGGCGAAGGCCGGGGTGGCGGCGACGACGCCGGCGATCAGGGCGGCGGCGGCCGCGACGGCCAGCCCCCGGTTCAGGGCGTGCGTGGTGGACATGAAGGGTTCTCCCCTGGAGCGACGGATGTGGGAATGCGGTGGGCCTGCCCTTCGGGCGGGCCGTTCGTGACCTGCGCCCCGTGGTGTCCGCGGGGCCCCCGATGCCGATGTGACGGCGGGTCACTTACGAGCATCATTCATGCGTCGCTCAGGAGGGGTCAATCTTTAGTGAAAATGATCAACGAGCTCGCTGGCGCGATTTACGCGCGTTGACTCGGCGCTTTATGAGGCCTTGTCCGCACAAAATATCGAGAGCCGCAGGCGGCTGACGATGCGCCTGCGGCTCTCTTCTGGCTTGAATTTTTTCACTATGAGTTCACTGTGGAGGGCTGGGGGCGCCCTCGGCGGGACTAGTGGACGCAGAACTCGTTGCCCTCGGGGTCCTGCATGACGACCCAGGAGCCGGCGGGCTGGTCCACGCGGTCGAGGACGGTGGCGCCGAGGGTCTGGAGGCGCTCGACGGTGGCCTCGCGGGTGCCGGGTTCGCTGTGGACGTCGAGGTGGAGGCGGTTCTTGCCCTGCTTCGCTTCGGGGACCTGCTGGAAGAGGATCCGGCGGCCGAGACCGGTGTCGGTGGCGGGGTCGTGCGGGTCGCCGGGGTGGCGGACGGCGGCCAGGGTGCGCCAGGCGTGGCGGCCGTCGACCTCGGTCACGAGGTCCGGGCCGGCGGCCCCGGCGGCGAGCAGGCGCTCGATCAGGGAGCTGTGGTCCTCGACGGTGTAGTCGAGTGCGGCGGCCCAGAAGGCGGCCTGGCGGTGCGGTTCGGCGCAGTCGATGACGAGCTTCCAGTGCAGGGGCATGTAACCGGTTATACCGGTAGTCGTGGCCGACGGGCAATCACCCGCCGCCGGGCGGTGTCAAAAAGGTGCCCGTGTAGGGCAGTTGGTGGAGGGAATACTCGCTGGACGGATAGCGTCGAGGGGGAACGACTGATGGTGCGAGAGGATCCGCCGGCGGGGGTCGAGGCACAGCTGCTGCCGGAGCTGTTCCGGACGGCCGACGAGGCGTCCCTGGAGGGGCAGCAGCAGACGCTGCGCTGGTACCGGGGTCTGATCGGGATGCTGGTGATCGCGGCGGCGATCGGGTCGCTGCCGGGCCCGGACGACCGCGGGGAGCCGGACGTCATCCCCCTCTTCTCGGTGGCCGCCTTCCTGATCGCCGGCTACTTCTGGTCACGGCTGCGCCGCAGCAACCCGCAGGGCCGGTGGTACGAGGCGCGGGCGGCGGCCGAGTCGGTGAAGACGCTGGCCTGGAAGTACTCGGTGCGGGCCAGGCCGTTCGAGGGTGACGCGGACTCGGCCGACGTCGACCGCGGCTACCTGCTCCAGGTGGAGGACGTGCTGAGGGCGT from Kitasatospora sp. NBC_00458 includes:
- a CDS encoding VOC family protein, with amino-acid sequence MPLHWKLVIDCAEPHRQAAFWAAALDYTVEDHSSLIERLLAAGAAGPDLVTEVDGRHAWRTLAAVRHPGDPHDPATDTGLGRRILFQQVPEAKQGKNRLHLDVHSEPGTREATVERLQTLGATVLDRVDQPAGSWVVMQDPEGNEFCVH